The genomic interval CATTCCCCGCGATATAATCAGGCGCCTTTTTTACTTTTTCGAATGTCTTAAATTTTATCCGCTGCCATCTTTCAACATGCGGAGAGGTTAGCCCGGTATGGCATTTCAAACACTTGTCACTCCCTACATAAATATTCTTATCACCCGTTATGCAAAAACGCTTGAAATCCCCCATTTCAATTCGCTGATTTGGGTCATTCTCTTCCGGGGTTAACGTTGCAAGTTCATCCCAAAATTCAAACAAAGGTTCCGCAGTTTTCAGTTTTTTCAACATATCTCGTCTTCCGACAACCATACCCTCATGCGCCATTTCTTCATTAAGCGCCCTTCCAATCCCACCGTGACAAACTGTACATCCGTAAATATCAGACGGAAAATATTTTGTGTTAGGATGAACCGCTACAAGTTTCCTTTCGTCAATGTGGCATGTTATACATCTGTCAACTTTATCGCCATTTTTGCCGTCTGTCCACGCATAGTCGCCTTTTAAAAGAATCTGCTTCACTTCGTACTTTGGACTTTTCAAAGAGGTTAGCCTCTTGCCCAACATTTCTCTTTCCTGTACTGAAGTCGCGGCATTAAACTCCCTCTCAACTTCCTTTGCATTTTCTTTGTAATATTCTTCCTGATATTTCTTCCATTCAGGATTGAATTCTTCGTTGAACCAAACAAGCGTGCTGATAAAAAACATGCTACTAAAAACAAAAAATATCAGTCTTTGTATGCTCATAAATCACCTGCCATAAGAAATATTTTTTGTACTAAAATCATATGTTAATCCAAGGTGTCGCTATAATATACTTAATATTAAAAGCAATCCTTAAAAACATTTTTAATACAATACCAATCATTGTAAGCATAAGCCCCATCGTTATGACATAACGTATAACGCCTATCCTATTAAAAAAATTACTATTAACCAAAATGGGAACAACTAATCCAACGAAATAAAAGCCTAACAACAATGCCATACCTACCGACAACGGCATATTATGTAAAGGCGGAGGCGTTGGAAAATCATGCGTCCATTTTTCCCACGGCCAAAAGAAAGACCAAAAAGGCCCTCTCAATGCTGTTCCGATATAAATTAAAATATACCAGAATATATAGCCAGACATGAAAGCGCTT from Candidatus Kuenenia stuttgartiensis carries:
- a CDS encoding multiheme c-type cytochrome, which gives rise to MSIQRLIFFVFSSMFFISTLVWFNEEFNPEWKKYQEEYYKENAKEVEREFNAATSVQEREMLGKRLTSLKSPKYEVKQILLKGDYAWTDGKNGDKVDRCITCHIDERKLVAVHPNTKYFPSDIYGCTVCHGGIGRALNEEMAHEGMVVGRRDMLKKLKTAEPLFEFWDELATLTPEENDPNQRIEMGDFKRFCITGDKNIYVGSDKCLKCHTGLTSPHVERWQRIKFKTFEKVKKAPDYIAGNEAYRTTCFKCHTTGYDADTGTYSEEGVTCEACHGAGETYAYFMEVGKAPEGQKIAKIGTFGTVYNICGPCHHTRAHEMRLKFFQEYGKGDEWFFPEHTEPYKTTATDDIGLQEFKLPKIN